The nucleotide window ACGCTGAGCAACGTCAGAACTTCACGAGGAAGGCCGTGACGTACATGATCACGACGCCCGCCGTGACTCCCGCGAGATTCAACCAAGTCGCGTTCGGAAGGCCCGCGTGACGACTGGCGCGCACCACCATCCCGCCCACTTCCCACACGACTTGCGCGATCGCCCCGACGCCCACCGCGAGAAACACCGTGGCGAGCACAGGATTGAACGCGAAGCCACCCAACCACGTTCCAAAAATCGCGGGACCTCCTGCGATCAACGCGAGCAGCACGAACGCCCGCCACCCTGGGTTCTTCTTCACGAGTGGCGCCGCAATCCCCACGCCTTCCGTGATGTTATGCAACGTAAACCCGAGAATGAGGAAGGTCCCGAGGGCCGCTTCACCCAACGCGAACGCCGCTCCAATGGCCAGACCTTCACCCAAGTTATGCAAGCCGATTCCCACCGCGATCCGCGTGGAGACCCCGAGCGGTGACGGTTCCTCACCGTTCCGTCGCGTGCCAAGCGCGAGCAGCACCCCGAAGGACAGCAGCGCGACGAGCGCCACGGCTGGCACACCTTGCCAAAACGCGGGAAGTTCCGCCGCGAACTCCAACGCGTCCAACCACGTGCCAATCGCAAGGAAAATCAGCAATCCCACCGTGAGTGACAGGATGAAGTTGATGGCGTTCGCGTTGAGGTGGCGCATCCACGGGTACCACAGCATGCCAAGCGCGATGGGAATCAAACCGACGTACAAGCCGACCAGACCGAACTGCCAGAACAAATCACGGTTTGGTTGAGGCGTGCGTTGCGCCACTGGGATTTCCGCTTTGAAGACCGTCCCGATGCTGCTTAGGAGTTGCAGGTGGTGCGCGTCACCTTCCACCCAGGGGTACGGAACGTCGATGGTCACGCGTCCGAAACGAGGTACGTTCGTCGACGGGGAAGCCGTGAACGCCCAGAAGGCATCGTCGACGAGCACTTGCGAGATCGTGACGGATTGTGGACCGTCATTCACGACTTGAAGTCGAACGAGCCCCTCGCTGGGCAGCGTGACACGCGTGACTTTGACTTGCTCGACGGGTGGGCCGCTGAGTTCCCGTAAGCCTCCGCCTGTGATGACGAGGTACGCGATGAGCACGCCGAGCAGCGCGATCGGCACGAGCGCGAACGCCCACACGGCGGACGGTTTACGCACTGGGGTGGCGTCGGCGCTCACGTGGCACTTCCTTTCTGTTTCGCTGCGAAGCCGTTGAGGGCACGTTCATTCCAAGTGTCGTTCAGGCCGACGTCTTGAAGAGCGCGGGGGAAGTCCTTGGGTTCGACAACGTTGAACATGCCCATCCAGCCGAGTTCGGTGAACTCGCTGATGTGCGGGTGGAACATGAACTGACCGGTGTACTTGTAGCGGAATTCCACGATGCCGCGTTGTCCTTGCGCTTGCATGGTCGTGTCAACGATTCGCGAGGTGGGCGTGAGGGTGGTGCCGTGGTCGTAGTAGTCGAACATGTTGCCGTGCAAGTGGAACGAGTTGATCAAGTCGAACTCGAGGATGTTGATGAGGTACAGGCGTACGAGCTCGCCTTTCTGCACGGGGATGGGGCGGCGTGCGTACTCGAAGCCGATGGTGTTCACGGCGTACACTTCATTGCCGCCGTCGAAGTTCGTGTCGAACGCGTTTTGCATCATCACGAA belongs to Deinococcus yavapaiensis KR-236 and includes:
- a CDS encoding ZIP family metal transporter encodes the protein MSADATPVRKPSAVWAFALVPIALLGVLIAYLVITGGGLRELSGPPVEQVKVTRVTLPSEGLVRLQVVNDGPQSVTISQVLVDDAFWAFTASPSTNVPRFGRVTIDVPYPWVEGDAHHLQLLSSIGTVFKAEIPVAQRTPQPNRDLFWQFGLVGLYVGLIPIALGMLWYPWMRHLNANAINFILSLTVGLLIFLAIGTWLDALEFAAELPAFWQGVPAVALVALLSFGVLLALGTRRNGEEPSPLGVSTRIAVGIGLHNLGEGLAIGAAFALGEAALGTFLILGFTLHNITEGVGIAAPLVKKNPGWRAFVLLALIAGGPAIFGTWLGGFAFNPVLATVFLAVGVGAIAQVVWEVGGMVVRASRHAGLPNATWLNLAGVTAGVVIMYVTAFLVKF